A single genomic interval of Pan paniscus chromosome 18, NHGRI_mPanPan1-v2.0_pri, whole genome shotgun sequence harbors:
- the SMIM22 gene encoding small integral membrane protein 22 isoform X2 produces the protein MAVSTEELEATVQEVLGRLKSHQFFQSTWDTVAFIVFLTFMGTVLLLLLLVVAHCCCCSSPGPRRESPRKERPKGVDNLALEP, from the exons GGAGCTGGAGGCCACGGTTCAGGAAGTCCTGGGGAGACTGAAGAGCCACCAGTTTTTCCAGTCCACATGGGACACTGTTGCCTTCATTGTTTTCCTCACCTTCATGG GCACCgtgctgctcctgctgctgctggtcGTCgcccactgctgctgctgcagctccCCTGGGCCCCGCAGGGAAAGCCCCAGGAAG GAAAGACCCAAGGGAGTGGATAACTTGGCCCTGGAACCCTGA
- the SMIM22 gene encoding small integral membrane protein 22 isoform X1, translating to MAVSTEELEATVQEVLGRLKSHQFFQSTWDTVAFIVFLTFMGTVLLLLLLVVAHCCCCSSPGPRRESPRKVSPWKVSPAGLRDLHGTVLGVEAEGEGSGGKGAHPPREQRANLLSPTVLLVQERPKGVDNLALEP from the exons GGAGCTGGAGGCCACGGTTCAGGAAGTCCTGGGGAGACTGAAGAGCCACCAGTTTTTCCAGTCCACATGGGACACTGTTGCCTTCATTGTTTTCCTCACCTTCATGG GCACCgtgctgctcctgctgctgctggtcGTCgcccactgctgctgctgcagctccCCTGGGCCCCGCAGGGAAAGCCCCAGGAAGGTGAGCCCCTGGAAGGTGAGCCCTGCCGGCCTCCGGGACCTGCACGGAACTGTACTGGGGGTGGAGGCGGAAGGTGAGGGGAGTGGCGGGAAGGGTGCTCATCCCCCTAGGGAACAACGAGCGAACCTGCTCAGTCCCACTGTGCTTCTCGTGCAGGAAAGACCCAAGGGAGTGGATAACTTGGCCCTGGAACCCTGA